A region of Ictidomys tridecemlineatus isolate mIctTri1 chromosome 4, mIctTri1.hap1, whole genome shotgun sequence DNA encodes the following proteins:
- the Lrrc32 gene encoding transforming growth factor beta activator LRRC32 isoform X1, with protein MNKLVKAMSHQILLLLAVLTQGLATSQHRDKLPCRMVEKEALCQGLGLLQVPSLLPLDIEALDLSGNQLQDIVALPLGFYTALRRLDLSVNEISFLPPGVFQALPHLEHLNLAHNRLAVGTALNASGLGTLLHVTSLDLSGNSLYSGLVEQLLGEAPSLRSLSLAENSLTRLGRRTFWGMPALERLDLHSNVLMDIEDGAFEALPRLAHLNLSRNSLTCISDFSLRQLRVLDLSCNSIEAFQTAPEPPAEYQLAWLDLRENKLLHFPDLAALPHLIYLNVSNNLIRLPSGLPQGSEGLHAPSEGWSALPLSNPSWNTSTAPLSQLLNLDLSYNEIELIPDSFLGRLTSLRFLNLSRNCLQAFKAPHAGSLPCLVLLDLSHNALQALELGARALGSLRTLLLQDNALRDLPPHTFASLASLQRLNLQGNRVSPCGGAAEPNRPGCVAFSGIPTLRVLNMVDNEMEKLRAGAFLHTPLTELDLSANPGLDVATGALAGLEASLEVLELQGNGLTVLQVDLPCFSCLKRLNLAENRLSHLPAWTQAVSLEVLDLRNNSFSLLPGSAMGGLETSLRRLYLQGNPLSCCGNGWLAAQLHQGRVDVDATQDLICRFGSQAEVSLSHVRPEDCEKGGLKNVNLIIILTFALVSAILLTTLATCCCVRRQKFNQQYKA; from the exons ATGAACAAACTCGTCAA AGCCATGAGCCACCAGATCCTGCTGCTCCTGGCTGTGCTGACCCAAGGCCTGGCTACTTCCCAGCACCGAGACAAGCTGCCCTGTAGGATG GTGGAGAAGGAGGCCTTGTGCCAGGGCCTTGGCCTGCTCCAGGTCCCCTCATTGCTCCCGTTGGACATCGAGGCCCTTGACCTCTCTGGAAACCAGCTGCAGGACATCGTGGCCTTGCCCCTGGGCTTCTACACAGCACTCCGTCGTCTGGACCTGAGTGTCAACGAGATCAGCTTCCTCCCGCCGGGAGTCTTCCAGGCCTTGCCCCACCTGGAGCACCTCAATCTGGCCCACAACCGCCTGGCGGTGGGCACTGCGCTGAACGCCAGTGGTCTGGGCACCTTGCTGCATGTGACCTCCCTGGACCTGTCTGGAAACAGCCTGTACAGTGGCCTGGTGGAGCAGCTCCTGGGGGAGGCGCCCAGCCTGCGCTCGCTCTCTCTGGCCGAGAACAGCCTGACGCGCCTGGGCCGCCGCACCTTCTGGGGCATGCCTGCGCTGGAGCGCCTTGACCTGCACAGTAACGTGCTGATGGACATCGAGGATGGGGCTTTTGAGGCCCTTCCCCGCCTGGCCCACCTCAATCTCTCCAGGAATTCCCTCACCTGCATCTCTGACTTTAGCCTCCGGCAGCTACGGGTGCTTGACCTGAGCTGCAACAGCATCGAGGCCTTTCAGACAGCCCCGGAGCCCCCGGCTGAGTACCAGCTGGCCTGGCTTGACCTGAGGGAGAACAAGCTGCTGCACTTCCCCGACCTGGCCGCGCTCCCACATCTCATCTACCTGAACGTGTCCAACAACCTTATCCGGCTCCCCTCAGGGCTGCCCCAGGGGAGCGAGGGCCTCCATGCGCCTTCGGAGGGCTGGTCAGCCCTGCCCCTCTCCAACCCTAGCTGGAACACCAGCACTGCCCCGCTCTCCCAACTCTTGAACCTGGACTTGAGCTACAATGAGATTGAGCTCATCCCGGACAGCTTCCTGGGGCGCCTGACCTCTCTGCGTTTTCTGAACCTCAGCCGGAACTGCCTACAGGCCTTTAAGGCCCCGCATGCGGGCTCCCTGCCCTGCCTGGTGCTCCTGGACTTAAGCCACAATGCACTCCAGGCGCTGGAGCTGGGTGCCAGAGCTCTGGGGTCCCTACGGACGCTGCTCCTCCAGGACAACGCCCTGCGGGATCTGCCGCCCCACACCTTTGCCAGCTTGGCCAGCCTGCAGAGGCTCAACCTGCAGGGGAACCGGGTCAGTCCCTGCGGGGGCGCAGCTGAGCCCAATCGCCCAGGCTGCGTGGCCTTCTCTGGCATCCCCACCCTCCGCGTTCTGAACATGGTAGATAACGAGATGGAGAAGCTCAGGGCAGGGGCCTTCCTCCACACCCCGCTTACTGAGCTGGACCTTTCTGCCAACCCTGGGCTGGATGTGGCCACAGGAGCCTTGGCTGGCCTGGAGGCCTCCTTGGAGGTCCTAGAGCTGCAGGGCAATGGGCTGACTGTCCTGCAGGTGGACCTGCCCTGCTTCAGCTGCCTTAAGAGGCTCAATCTTGCTGAGAACCGCCTCAGCCACCTGCCTGCCTGGACGCAGGCTGTGTCCTTGGAGGTGCTGGACCTACGGAACAACAGCTTCAGCCTCCTGCCAGGGAGCGCCATGGGGGGCCTGGAGACCAGCCTCCGGCGCCTCTACCTGCAGGGGAATCCACTCAGCTGCTGTGGCAATGGCTGGCTGGCGGCCCAGCTGCACCAGGGCCGAGTGGATGTGGACGCCACGCAGGACCTGATCTGCCGCTTTGGCTCCCAGGCAGAGGTGTCCCTGAGCCACGTGCGTCCTGAGGACTGTGAGAAGGGCGGGCTCAAGAATGTCAACCTCATCATCATCCTCACCTTCGCACTGGTCTCTGCCATCCTCCTCACCACACTGGCCACCTGCTGTTGTGTCCGCCGGCAGAAATTCAACCAACAGTACAAAGCCTAA
- the Lrrc32 gene encoding transforming growth factor beta activator LRRC32 isoform X2, translated as MSHQILLLLAVLTQGLATSQHRDKLPCRMVEKEALCQGLGLLQVPSLLPLDIEALDLSGNQLQDIVALPLGFYTALRRLDLSVNEISFLPPGVFQALPHLEHLNLAHNRLAVGTALNASGLGTLLHVTSLDLSGNSLYSGLVEQLLGEAPSLRSLSLAENSLTRLGRRTFWGMPALERLDLHSNVLMDIEDGAFEALPRLAHLNLSRNSLTCISDFSLRQLRVLDLSCNSIEAFQTAPEPPAEYQLAWLDLRENKLLHFPDLAALPHLIYLNVSNNLIRLPSGLPQGSEGLHAPSEGWSALPLSNPSWNTSTAPLSQLLNLDLSYNEIELIPDSFLGRLTSLRFLNLSRNCLQAFKAPHAGSLPCLVLLDLSHNALQALELGARALGSLRTLLLQDNALRDLPPHTFASLASLQRLNLQGNRVSPCGGAAEPNRPGCVAFSGIPTLRVLNMVDNEMEKLRAGAFLHTPLTELDLSANPGLDVATGALAGLEASLEVLELQGNGLTVLQVDLPCFSCLKRLNLAENRLSHLPAWTQAVSLEVLDLRNNSFSLLPGSAMGGLETSLRRLYLQGNPLSCCGNGWLAAQLHQGRVDVDATQDLICRFGSQAEVSLSHVRPEDCEKGGLKNVNLIIILTFALVSAILLTTLATCCCVRRQKFNQQYKA; from the exons ATGAGCCACCAGATCCTGCTGCTCCTGGCTGTGCTGACCCAAGGCCTGGCTACTTCCCAGCACCGAGACAAGCTGCCCTGTAGGATG GTGGAGAAGGAGGCCTTGTGCCAGGGCCTTGGCCTGCTCCAGGTCCCCTCATTGCTCCCGTTGGACATCGAGGCCCTTGACCTCTCTGGAAACCAGCTGCAGGACATCGTGGCCTTGCCCCTGGGCTTCTACACAGCACTCCGTCGTCTGGACCTGAGTGTCAACGAGATCAGCTTCCTCCCGCCGGGAGTCTTCCAGGCCTTGCCCCACCTGGAGCACCTCAATCTGGCCCACAACCGCCTGGCGGTGGGCACTGCGCTGAACGCCAGTGGTCTGGGCACCTTGCTGCATGTGACCTCCCTGGACCTGTCTGGAAACAGCCTGTACAGTGGCCTGGTGGAGCAGCTCCTGGGGGAGGCGCCCAGCCTGCGCTCGCTCTCTCTGGCCGAGAACAGCCTGACGCGCCTGGGCCGCCGCACCTTCTGGGGCATGCCTGCGCTGGAGCGCCTTGACCTGCACAGTAACGTGCTGATGGACATCGAGGATGGGGCTTTTGAGGCCCTTCCCCGCCTGGCCCACCTCAATCTCTCCAGGAATTCCCTCACCTGCATCTCTGACTTTAGCCTCCGGCAGCTACGGGTGCTTGACCTGAGCTGCAACAGCATCGAGGCCTTTCAGACAGCCCCGGAGCCCCCGGCTGAGTACCAGCTGGCCTGGCTTGACCTGAGGGAGAACAAGCTGCTGCACTTCCCCGACCTGGCCGCGCTCCCACATCTCATCTACCTGAACGTGTCCAACAACCTTATCCGGCTCCCCTCAGGGCTGCCCCAGGGGAGCGAGGGCCTCCATGCGCCTTCGGAGGGCTGGTCAGCCCTGCCCCTCTCCAACCCTAGCTGGAACACCAGCACTGCCCCGCTCTCCCAACTCTTGAACCTGGACTTGAGCTACAATGAGATTGAGCTCATCCCGGACAGCTTCCTGGGGCGCCTGACCTCTCTGCGTTTTCTGAACCTCAGCCGGAACTGCCTACAGGCCTTTAAGGCCCCGCATGCGGGCTCCCTGCCCTGCCTGGTGCTCCTGGACTTAAGCCACAATGCACTCCAGGCGCTGGAGCTGGGTGCCAGAGCTCTGGGGTCCCTACGGACGCTGCTCCTCCAGGACAACGCCCTGCGGGATCTGCCGCCCCACACCTTTGCCAGCTTGGCCAGCCTGCAGAGGCTCAACCTGCAGGGGAACCGGGTCAGTCCCTGCGGGGGCGCAGCTGAGCCCAATCGCCCAGGCTGCGTGGCCTTCTCTGGCATCCCCACCCTCCGCGTTCTGAACATGGTAGATAACGAGATGGAGAAGCTCAGGGCAGGGGCCTTCCTCCACACCCCGCTTACTGAGCTGGACCTTTCTGCCAACCCTGGGCTGGATGTGGCCACAGGAGCCTTGGCTGGCCTGGAGGCCTCCTTGGAGGTCCTAGAGCTGCAGGGCAATGGGCTGACTGTCCTGCAGGTGGACCTGCCCTGCTTCAGCTGCCTTAAGAGGCTCAATCTTGCTGAGAACCGCCTCAGCCACCTGCCTGCCTGGACGCAGGCTGTGTCCTTGGAGGTGCTGGACCTACGGAACAACAGCTTCAGCCTCCTGCCAGGGAGCGCCATGGGGGGCCTGGAGACCAGCCTCCGGCGCCTCTACCTGCAGGGGAATCCACTCAGCTGCTGTGGCAATGGCTGGCTGGCGGCCCAGCTGCACCAGGGCCGAGTGGATGTGGACGCCACGCAGGACCTGATCTGCCGCTTTGGCTCCCAGGCAGAGGTGTCCCTGAGCCACGTGCGTCCTGAGGACTGTGAGAAGGGCGGGCTCAAGAATGTCAACCTCATCATCATCCTCACCTTCGCACTGGTCTCTGCCATCCTCCTCACCACACTGGCCACCTGCTGTTGTGTCCGCCGGCAGAAATTCAACCAACAGTACAAAGCCTAA